The following coding sequences are from one Sciurus carolinensis chromosome 11, mSciCar1.2, whole genome shotgun sequence window:
- the Kcnj5 gene encoding G protein-activated inward rectifier potassium channel 4 isoform X3 yields MAGDSRNAMNQDMEIGVTPRDPKKIPKQARDYVPIATDRTRLLAEGKKPRQRYMEKSGKCNVHHGNVQETYRYLSDLFTTLVDLKWRFNLLVFTMVYTITWLFFGFIWWLIAYIRGDLDHVGDQEWIPCVENLSGFVSAFLFSIETETTIGYGFRVITEKCPEGIILLLVQAILGSIVNAFMVGCMFVKISQPKKRAETLMFSNNAVISMRDEKLCLMFRVGDLRNSHIVEASIRAKLIKSRQTKEGEFIPLNQTDINVGFDTGDDRLFLVSPLIISHEINEKSPFWEMSRAQLDQEEFEVVVILEGMVEATGKWVTWLDSGLAPASIYNSETSPNWLLMPLSGVL; encoded by the coding sequence ATGGCTGGTGACTCTAGGAATGCGATGAACCAGGACATGGAGATTGGAGTCACGCCCCGGGACCCCAAGAAGATTCCCAAACAGGCTCGTGATTATGTCCCCATCGCCACAGACCGCACCCGCCTGCTGGCAGAAGGCAAGAAGCCCCGGCAACGCTACATGGAGAAGAGCGGCAAGTGCAATGTGCACCATGGCAACGTCCAGGAGACCTACCGCTACCTAAGCGACCTCTTCACCACCCTGGTGGACCTCAAATGGCGCTTCAACCTGCTCGTCTTCACCATGGTCTACACCATCACGTGGTTATTCTTCGGTTTCATCTGGTGGCTCATTGCTTACATTCGGGGTGATCTGGACCATGTAGGCGACCAAGAGTGGATCCCTTGTGTTGAAAACCTCAGCGGGTTTGTGTCTGCTTTCCTGTTCTCTATTGAGACTGAAACGACCATAGGGTACGGCTTCCGAGTCATCACAGAGAAGTGTCCAGAGGGGATCATACTCCTCCTGGTGCAGGCCATCCTGGGCTCCATCGTCAACGCCTTCATGGTGGGCTGCATGTTTGTCAAGATCAGTCAGCCGAAGAAGAGAGCCGAGACCCTCATGTTTTCCAACAACGCGGTCATCTCCATGCGGGACGAGAAGCTGTGCCTCATGTTCCGAGTCGGGGACCTCCGCAACTCGCACATCGTCGAGGCCTCCATCCGCGCCAAGCTCATCAAGTCGCGCCAGACCAAAGAAGGGGAGTTCATCCCCCTGAACCAGACGGACATCAACGTGGGCTTCGACACCGGCGATGACCGTCTCTTCCTCGTGTCTCCGCTCATCATCTCACATGAGATCAATGAGAAGAGTCCTTTCTGGGAGATGTCCCGGGCTCAGCTGGATCAGGAGGAGTTTGAAGTCGTGGTTATTCTAGAGGGGATGGTGGAAGCCACAG